From the genome of Arthrobacter sp. SLBN-122:
CGGGAAGGTCGTCACCGGACTGGCCGGCAGTGAGGGAACGCGGCCAGATGGAGTTGGCACGCTGGGTCACGCCGCCGGCTGCGCGCAGGGTCCAGCCGCCGGCGTCGTGCCGTTCCAGGGCAGGCCAGGCGGCATCCATGGCGGCTTCGAGGTCCACGGGTGAGGGTTCGATGGTGCCCAAGGCGGACAACGGACAGCTCCTTTGTTAACAGCGGAGGCTCCCCGGTGATCCGGGGAGCCTCCCTGGCCGCCTTATGGCAGCGTCCGTGCTGCTACTGCTTCTCTTCGGGCTTCTTCTCTTCCGGCTTCTTCGCCTCAGGCTTGAAGTCCACGCCTGCCTCCTTGCGCTGCTGCGGCGTGATGGGGGCCGGAGCATCCGTCAGGGGGTCGTGGCCGCCGCCGGACTTCGGGAAAGCGATGACGTCGCGGATGGACTCAACGCCCGCCAGCAGCGACACCACCCGGTCCCAGCCGAAGGCAATGCCGCCGTGCGGCGGGGCGCCGTACTTGAACCCCTCCAGCAGGAAGCCGAACTTCGTCTGGGCATCATCCTTGTCCAGGCCCATCAGCTCAAACACGCGCTCCTGCACGTCACGCTGGTGGATACGGATGGACCCGCCGCCGATTTCGTTGCCGTTGCAGACGATGTCGTAGGCATAGGAAAGTGCCGACTCGGGATCCTTGTCAAAAGTGTCAAGGAACTCCGGCTTGGGCGAGGTGAAGGCGTGGTGGACAGCGGTCCACTGCCCTCCGCCGACGGCGACATCGCCCGAGGCAACAGCGGCTGCGGCCGGCTCGAACATCGGCGCGTCCACGACCCAGCAGAAGGCCCAGGCGGTGGGGTCGATCAGGCCCGTGCGGTGGCCGATCTCGACGCGTGCAGCGCCCAGCAGGGCACGCGACGGCGTCTTCTCACCCGCTGCGAAGAAGATGCAGTCGCCGGGCTTGGCGCCAACGGCGTCAGCCAGGCCCGCGCGCTCGATCTCGGTGAGGTTCTTGGCCACCGGGCCGGCAAGCTCGCCGTCTTCCTTGTACAGGACATAAGCCAGGCCCTTGGCGCCGCGCTGCTTGGCCCATTCCTGCCAGGCGTCAAGGGCGCGGCGCGCCTGTGAGGCGCCACCGGGCATGACGACGGCGCCGACGTAGGGTGCCTTGAATACGCCGAAGTTGGTGTCCTTGAAGAAGTCGGTGAGCTCGGTCAGTTCCTGGCCGAAACGCAGGTCCGGCTTGTCCGAGCCGTAGCGCGCCATCGCATCGGCATACGTGATGCGCTGGATGGGCGTGGGGATGTCGACGCCGATGAGCTGCCATACCGCTTTGACGATGTTTTCGCCCAGCCGGATGATGTCGTCCTGGTCCACGAAGCTCGCCTCGATGTCCAGCTGGGTGAACTCCGGCTGCCGGTCCGCGCGGAAGTCCTCGTCACGGTAGCAGCGGGCAATCTGGTAGTACTTTTCGAAGCCGCCCACCTGCAGCAGCTGCTTGAACAGCTGCGGGGACTGCGGCAGCGCGTACCAGGAACCCGGGGCCAGGCGTGCCGGAACCAGGAAGTCACGGGCGCCTTCCGGCGTCGAACGGGTCAGTGTGGGTGTCTCGATCTCCACGTAGCCCTCATGGTGGAGCAGCTCGCGCGCCACCCGGTTCGCCTCGGAACGGAGGCGCAGGTTGCGGCTGGGGCCGGGACGGCGAAGGTCCAGGTAGCGGTGCTTGAGCCGGGCTTCCTCGCCGACTTCCACGTGCTCGTCGATCTGGAACGGCAGCGGGTCCGAGGTGTTGAGGATGGTGACGTCCTCGGCGATGACCTCGATGTCGCCCGTGGCCAGCGCCGGGTTCTCGTTGCCTTCCGGGCGCCTGGATACCGTGCCCTTGACCTGCAGGACGTACTCGTTACGCAGTCCGTGGAACACTTCTTCCTCGCGGACCACCACCTGGGCCACGCCGGAAGCATCGCGCAGGTCCACGAATGCCACACCACCGTGATCACGGCGGCGGCCCACCCAGCCGGCCAGGGTTACGGTTTGTCCAATGTGCTCGGAACGAAGGGATCCGAGGTCATGTGTGCGCAGCACAGCACGCCTTTCTGCGGGAAAACAGTGGGAAGTCAATATGATCGTTGCGGGAACGATCCCGTCCGAGTTTACCCGTTGGAAAGGGACTGCCGCCGCATGAGCGAACCGCAGCAGCTGCAACGCAGGCTGGGAACCTTTGACGCCACCGCCATCGGCCTGGGTTCCATGCTGGGCGCCGGTGTGTTTGTGGTGTTCTCCCCGGCCGCGGCGCTTGCGGGCAATCTCCTGGTCCTGGCCGTGGCCGTTGCCGGAATTGTTGCGTACTGCAACGCCGTGGCCTCCGCAGCCCTGGCGGCCAAGTACCCCACCAGCGGCGGAACCTACGTCTACGGCCGGAAACAGCTCGGCGAATGGCCGGGATTCCTGGCCGGCTGGGGTTTCGTGACCGGTAAGACGGCGTCCTGCGCAGCCATGGCGTTGACATTCGGCAGCTATGTGGCGCATGACTACGCGGTCCCGGTCGCCGTGGGCGCCGTCGTGGCCCTGACCGGCGTCAACCTGTTGGGCATCACCCGGACAGCCCTGCTGACGCGGATCCTGCTGTGCATGGTCCTGGCAACCCTGGTGTTCGTTGGCATCGCGGCCGTGCTGGGTCCGCACCCGGCCGCGCAGCCGGCAGGTGTGCCTTCCGGGGGTGCGGCCGGTGTCCTCCCTGCCGCCGGCCTGATGTTCTTCGCGTTTGCGGGATATGCCCGGATCGCCACGCTGGGCGAAGAGGTTAGGAATCCCGAACGTGCCATCCCCCGTGCCATCCTCGCAGCCCTGGCGGCCGCCTTCGCCATCTACCTGCTGCTGGCCCTGCTCCTGCAGGCACACCTCGGGGCGCAGCTTGGGTCCGCCAGGACTCCCCTGCTGGACGCCGTCCTGGACAGCCGGCTGGCAGCGGCGGCCCCGCTGGTGCAGGCAGGAGCTGCCGCGGCGTGCCTGGGCGCCCTACTGGCGCTGATAACGGGCGTAGGGAGGACAACGCTGGCCATGGCGAGGGAGCGCGATCTCCCGGGACCGCTGGCCAGGGTGGGCGGCGCCCACACGGTTCCGTTCGTCGCCGAACTGGCCGTGGCCGCCGTCGTCATCCTGCTGCTCCTGACCACCGACGTGATGACCGTGGTGGGCTTTTCAAGCTTCGGCGTGCTGGTCTACTACGCAGTCGCCAACGCGTCCGCCTTTACCCTTGCCGCCCACCCCGGTTACGCTCCGCGCTGGCTGAACATGCTGGGCTTCCTGGGGTGCGTGGTGCTTGCCTTCACTTTGCCGCCCGCGTCGGTCCTGACCATGGCGGCGGTCCTTGCCGCCGGGGTGGCTGGACGCTGGCTGGTGCTGCGGTTCCGGCAGCACGAGCCAGCGTCGTAAACGCCCGCCTCCTAGACGGAGGCTGCGGCCGCGGTGGTCTCCACCTGCACCGCCAGGTCCTCCAGGGGCGGCATCCAGGTCTCAGGGGCCGCCAGCACCTGCTCGCCGGTGCGGATGTCCTTCACCTGGTGGGTGCCGTCCTCATCCGTGAACCACACAAATGGGATTCCCCTGCGGTCTGCGAACTTGATCTGCTTGCCGAACTTCTCCGCCTTGGCCGCAACTTCCGTGGGGATGCCCCGGCTGCGCAGCAGTGCGGCAACGTCCTGGGCTGTACCCCAGCTGTTGTCATGGTTCAGGGCCACCAGCACTGCGGTGGGAACGGAGCGGGAAGCTCTGGCGAGGTCCTGGCTCAGGATCCGGGACACCAGGCGGGTGACGCCGATGGAAAGCCCAACCCCCGGAAACTTCCGGTTGCCCTTCGACGCCAGGGCGTCGTACCGGCCGCCGGAACAAATGGATCCCAGCTGTTCGTGGCCCACCAATACGGTTTCCACCACTGTGCCGGTGTAGTAGTCCAGGCCGCGGGCGATGCTGAGGTCAGCCAGCACTTTTCCCGGAGCGCGCTGCACGGCCGCGTCGATGACCTGCTCCAGCTCGTCCAGGCCTTCATCAAGGAGTTCGTTGGTGACGCCCAGGGCGCGGACCTGGGCCACAAACGACGTGTCTTCGGTGCGGATGGCAGCCAGCTGCAGGGCTTTCTGCGCCTGTTCGTCGGTGGCGCCGAGTTCCGCCTTCAGCAGCTCGGCCACCTTTGCGGGACCGATTTTTTCGAGCTTGTCGATACTGCGCAGCACGCCAGCGGTGTCATCGAGGCCGATGCCCCGGTAGAAACCTTCAGCGAGCTTGCGGTTGTTGATCCTGAGGCGGAAATCAGGGATGGGCAGGGCACTGAGTGCCTCGGCGATGACCAACGCGATCTCGACGTCGTAACGGAACGGAAGCTCGCCGTCGCCCACCACGTCGATGTCCGCCTGGGTGAACTCGCGCGCCCGGCCTTCCTGGGGCCGTTCGCCGCGCCACACCTTTTGGATCTGGTAGCGGCGGAAGGGAAAGGCCAGGTAGCCGGCGTTCTCCACCACGTAGCGGGCGAAGGGCACCGTCAGGTCGAAATGCAGCGCAAGCGCGTGGGGGTCGGCTTTGCCGCCCTTGACGGGGTTATCGCTCTCGTCCTCCTGGAGCCGGCTCAGTCCGTACACTTCCTTGTCGATCTCGCCTTTGCGCAGCAGCTGCCCCACCGTTTCCACGGCGCGGGTTTCGATCGACGAGAACCCGTGCAGTTCAAAGACCCGGCGCAGGGTATCGAGCACATGCAGCTCCACCAGCCGCTCCTCGGGAAGCCACTCGGGGAATCCGGACAGGGAGGCGGTGCGTGCCATGGGGAAGGTTCTCCTTAGGAATGGAAGGTGCGCCGGAGCTGCCGGCCCCGCCCGCGCAACGGCGGGCATACGGCGGCAGAACAGCCAGCCATGCATAAACTATGTGCGGCAGCCAGTTTATGCGTCATCCGTGTGCATCTCTAATGCGGCGGACCCGCAAAGCCTGGCCCTAATCCCTGCGCCCAGCGGCCACCCGCCGGGCACCAGCAGCCCGACGACGAGGAGGACCCTTGGCGGCCAGTTCACGCAGTGCACGCGAAACAAAGCGGCGCATCCAGCAGATGGAGGCCAAGCGTGAGCTCCGGCGCACGCAGGAGAAGCGCCGGAAGCGCGACAACCTCGTGGCCGCCGGCGCCGGAACCGCCGTCGTGCTGCTCGCCGTCGTCCTCCAACTCACGGCGTTCGCCGGAAATCCCACCGAGGACGAATATGCCGCCGCGCAGGCAGGGCTGACGGATCCGTCCGCCTCTGCAAGCGCACCGGCCACACCCTCGGCACCGCCAACCAACGCACCCAACATTCCGGCAGCGGACACCGCAGCGGGAAAGACGTTCACGGGCGAGCTGCTGCTGAACGGCAGCCCGCTGGGCGTGGAAGTGGACGGGACCAAGGCTCCGCAGGCGGCGGCAGTGTTCAAGTCGCTCAGCGACGAAGGCTACTTCAACGGCAAGTCATGCCACCGACTCACCACGGCGGACCAGTTCGGCGTGCTGCAGTGCGGCTCCCCCAACGGCGACGGGCAGGGGGACCCGAACTACACGTGGGGTCCGCTGGAGAACACCCCCGCCGACAACACCTATCCTGCAGGCACCATCGCCGTGGCCCGCACGGGAAACAATGCCTACGGCAATGGAACACAGTTCTTCATTGTGTACAAGGACACCGTCATTCCTGCGGACACGGCAGGCGGCTATACCGTGGTGGGAAAGGTGACGTCCGGGCTTGATGTCGTGTCCAATATCGCCGCCGCAGGCATCACCCCCGCCGCCGGCGACACGGACGGCGCGCCAAAACAACCAGTCACGATAGACTCGTTCTCTCTGAAGTAGGAAGCCGGGCCGGACAGGCCGCGGTGCAGCACGTGAGTATTTCCCTCCAAGCGAAAGACTTTTAGCGGTGACAGACAGTCAGAAATCCGACGAAACAGCAACAGACGTGACCGAAACAGCGGCTCCGGCCGAGGTCGGCGGTACTGATGCCGATGCCGATGCCGGGCAGTCCCCCGTAACCCCTGAAGCCGCGGCTTCTAACGAGGGTGCAGGGCAGGCCGCCGAAAACCAAAGCGCTGAGAACCAGGGCGCGGACCAGAGCGCTGGGGACCAGGACAGCGGGACCGCCGCTGAAGAGTCCGCGCCTGCCGCGGCGGCTTCCAACGCCCCGGCTCCCGGACCGCGGCCCTCCGCTCCGTCTCCCGCAGCTTTCGCATCGCGTCCCAAGCCTGCTGCCGCCGCTCCCGCCGCAGCCGCGGCTCCTGCTGCGCCCGGCACATCTGTTGCCGAGGCTTCCAAATGGGGCAGGGTGGAGGGGGACGGCCACGTCTACCTGACCATCGATGGCGAGGAACACCCCGTGGGCCAGTACCCGGGCGTCAGCGACGACGAAGCGCTGCTGTACTTCGCGCGGAAATACGACGACGTTGTGGCCCAGATCGTGCTCCTGGAGCAGCGGGTCAGCTCCAAGGCCCCCAGCACCGACATGCAGAAGACCGTAACGCACCTGCGTGAACAGCTTGCCGAACGGAACATGGTGGGTGACCTCCGCTCAGCCGAGGCGCGCCTGGACAAGCTGGCAGGCCAGATCACCGAACTGGAAAAGGCCGAAAAGGCCGAGCACGACGCCGTGCGCGCTTCCGAGCTCGCAGCCCGCGAAGCCATCGTGGCGGAAGCAGAGGAAATCTCCGGCCAGGATCCCGCGCAGACGCAATGGAAGACCTCCAGTGCGCGGATGAACGAGCTCTTCGAGAACTGGAAGGCAGCCCAGAAGAGCGGTGTCCGCCTGGGCCGCAGCAACGAAGACGCCCTGTGGAAGCGCTTCCGTGCCGCCCGCACCGTCTTCGACCGGCACCGTCGGGCCTACTTCTCGCAGTTGGACAGCAACAACTCCGCCGCAAAGGCCGCCAAGGAGAAATTGATTGCCGAGGCCGAGGCGCTCTCCACGTCCACCGATTGGGGCTATGCTGCCGGTGAATACCGCCGGTTGATGGACCAGTGGAAGGCCTCTCCTCGGGCAAGCCGCAAGGACGACGACGCCCTCTGGGCGAGGTTCCGCGCCGCCCAGGACGTCTTCTTCACCTCCCGCCAGGCCGCCAACGAGGAGATCGACCAGGAGTATGCCGCCAACCTGACCGTGAAGGAGGCGCTGCTGGACGAGGCCAACGCCATCCTGCCCGTGAAGGACCTGGCAGCAGCCAAGAAGGCACTCCAGTCCGTCCGTGACCGGTGGGAGGAAGCCGGCAAGGTTCCCCGCGCAGACATGGGCCGGATCGAGGCCGGGCTGCGGAAGGTCGAAGACGCCGTGCGCTATGCGGAGGAAGAGCAGTGGCAGCGGTCCAACCCCGAGCGCAAGGCACGCACCAACAGCGCGCTCTCGCAGCTGGAATCCGCTATCGCCGGGCTCCAGGACGACCTTGCCAAGGCTGAGAAGAGCGGCGACCAGCGCAAGATCAAGGCTGCCCAGGAAGCACTCGAGGCACGCCAGGCCTGGCTGGACCAGATCCAACGTTCTGCCAGCGAGCTTGCCTGACGTTCCAGTCCTGAACTGATGGGCACAGGCCCGGTCCCGGTTATCCACATAACCCGGACCGGGCCTGTGCCTGTTAATGGTGTCCGGGCAGGATGGGGGTATGGCCACACCTCCAGCTTCCCCAGCCGCCCGATCGGGCAGGGAAGCGTCCACTGCCGCTTTCCGGGCGGGCTGCCAGGCGAACGGCGCGGAGCCCCCGGCACCGCCGCGCTTTCCCGACCTGTACGCACCCGGCGTGCCGTTCGCCGGCCCTGAATTGCAGTCCCTGGCCGCCGACGGGCTGCTGGCCCGCTTCCACCAGCACGGCTACACCCTCCCCGGAATTCCGGCATCGCCGCAAATGCGGGCCAGGGCTGCGGCTGGAGCAGTCCCACCAGCCATCCGGCAGCGTGTCGTGGCCGGAAGGCTGACTGCCGCCTGGATCTACGGCTGCGCCGGGGAACCGGACAGGCTGGCGCTGCTGGTTGATGCCAAGCGGAGGGTGTCCAGCCTCCGGAATACGCGCGGCTGCACGCTGCACGAGGTGAAGCTCGGACCGTTCGATGTGGTCAGCCTGGGCGGACTGATGGTCTCCAGCCCGCTGCGCACCGCCCTCGATATCGCCCTGCACGTGGAGGCCGAACGCGCCGTCCCGGCACTGGCCGGGTTGCTCGCCCGGCCGCAGCACGACGTCAGGCTCCGCCTCCTGGTGCGCGCCATCGAGGCTACCCCGCGGGTCCCGCACAAACGGGCTGCTTTGGAAAAGCTCGCGCTGCTAGCTCCGGCGCTTGTTCCCGGTGGTGCGGTAGACGTCGAACACGCCGTCGATCCGCCGGACGGCACTGAGCACGTGGCTGAGGTACTTGGGGTCCCCCATCTCGAAAGCGAACTTTGAGATGGCCACCCGGTCCGTGGACGTGTGGACGCTGGCGGCGAGGATGTTGACGTGGTTGTCCGACAGGACCCGGGTCACGTCGGAGAGCAGGGATTTCCGGTCTAGGGCCTCA
Proteins encoded in this window:
- the hisS gene encoding histidine--tRNA ligase gives rise to the protein MARTASLSGFPEWLPEERLVELHVLDTLRRVFELHGFSSIETRAVETVGQLLRKGEIDKEVYGLSRLQEDESDNPVKGGKADPHALALHFDLTVPFARYVVENAGYLAFPFRRYQIQKVWRGERPQEGRAREFTQADIDVVGDGELPFRYDVEIALVIAEALSALPIPDFRLRINNRKLAEGFYRGIGLDDTAGVLRSIDKLEKIGPAKVAELLKAELGATDEQAQKALQLAAIRTEDTSFVAQVRALGVTNELLDEGLDELEQVIDAAVQRAPGKVLADLSIARGLDYYTGTVVETVLVGHEQLGSICSGGRYDALASKGNRKFPGVGLSIGVTRLVSRILSQDLARASRSVPTAVLVALNHDNSWGTAQDVAALLRSRGIPTEVAAKAEKFGKQIKFADRRGIPFVWFTDEDGTHQVKDIRTGEQVLAAPETWMPPLEDLAVQVETTAAAASV
- a CDS encoding APC family permease, with the protein product MSEPQQLQRRLGTFDATAIGLGSMLGAGVFVVFSPAAALAGNLLVLAVAVAGIVAYCNAVASAALAAKYPTSGGTYVYGRKQLGEWPGFLAGWGFVTGKTASCAAMALTFGSYVAHDYAVPVAVGAVVALTGVNLLGITRTALLTRILLCMVLATLVFVGIAAVLGPHPAAQPAGVPSGGAAGVLPAAGLMFFAFAGYARIATLGEEVRNPERAIPRAILAALAAAFAIYLLLALLLQAHLGAQLGSARTPLLDAVLDSRLAAAAPLVQAGAAAACLGALLALITGVGRTTLAMARERDLPGPLARVGGAHTVPFVAELAVAAVVILLLLTTDVMTVVGFSSFGVLVYYAVANASAFTLAAHPGYAPRWLNMLGFLGCVVLAFTLPPASVLTMAAVLAAGVAGRWLVLRFRQHEPAS
- the aspS gene encoding aspartate--tRNA ligase; its protein translation is MLRTHDLGSLRSEHIGQTVTLAGWVGRRRDHGGVAFVDLRDASGVAQVVVREEEVFHGLRNEYVLQVKGTVSRRPEGNENPALATGDIEVIAEDVTILNTSDPLPFQIDEHVEVGEEARLKHRYLDLRRPGPSRNLRLRSEANRVARELLHHEGYVEIETPTLTRSTPEGARDFLVPARLAPGSWYALPQSPQLFKQLLQVGGFEKYYQIARCYRDEDFRADRQPEFTQLDIEASFVDQDDIIRLGENIVKAVWQLIGVDIPTPIQRITYADAMARYGSDKPDLRFGQELTELTDFFKDTNFGVFKAPYVGAVVMPGGASQARRALDAWQEWAKQRGAKGLAYVLYKEDGELAGPVAKNLTEIERAGLADAVGAKPGDCIFFAAGEKTPSRALLGAARVEIGHRTGLIDPTAWAFCWVVDAPMFEPAAAAVASGDVAVGGGQWTAVHHAFTSPKPEFLDTFDKDPESALSYAYDIVCNGNEIGGGSIRIHQRDVQERVFELMGLDKDDAQTKFGFLLEGFKYGAPPHGGIAFGWDRVVSLLAGVESIRDVIAFPKSGGGHDPLTDAPAPITPQQRKEAGVDFKPEAKKPEEKKPEEKQ
- a CDS encoding DUF349 domain-containing protein; this encodes MTDSQKSDETATDVTETAAPAEVGGTDADADAGQSPVTPEAAASNEGAGQAAENQSAENQGADQSAGDQDSGTAAEESAPAAAASNAPAPGPRPSAPSPAAFASRPKPAAAAPAAAAAPAAPGTSVAEASKWGRVEGDGHVYLTIDGEEHPVGQYPGVSDDEALLYFARKYDDVVAQIVLLEQRVSSKAPSTDMQKTVTHLREQLAERNMVGDLRSAEARLDKLAGQITELEKAEKAEHDAVRASELAAREAIVAEAEEISGQDPAQTQWKTSSARMNELFENWKAAQKSGVRLGRSNEDALWKRFRAARTVFDRHRRAYFSQLDSNNSAAKAAKEKLIAEAEALSTSTDWGYAAGEYRRLMDQWKASPRASRKDDDALWARFRAAQDVFFTSRQAANEEIDQEYAANLTVKEALLDEANAILPVKDLAAAKKALQSVRDRWEEAGKVPRADMGRIEAGLRKVEDAVRYAEEEQWQRSNPERKARTNSALSQLESAIAGLQDDLAKAEKSGDQRKIKAAQEALEARQAWLDQIQRSASELA
- a CDS encoding peptidylprolyl isomerase, whose amino-acid sequence is MAASSRSARETKRRIQQMEAKRELRRTQEKRRKRDNLVAAGAGTAVVLLAVVLQLTAFAGNPTEDEYAAAQAGLTDPSASASAPATPSAPPTNAPNIPAADTAAGKTFTGELLLNGSPLGVEVDGTKAPQAAAVFKSLSDEGYFNGKSCHRLTTADQFGVLQCGSPNGDGQGDPNYTWGPLENTPADNTYPAGTIAVARTGNNAYGNGTQFFIVYKDTVIPADTAGGYTVVGKVTSGLDVVSNIAAAGITPAAGDTDGAPKQPVTIDSFSLK
- a CDS encoding type IV toxin-antitoxin system AbiEi family antitoxin; the encoded protein is MATPPASPAARSGREASTAAFRAGCQANGAEPPAPPRFPDLYAPGVPFAGPELQSLAADGLLARFHQHGYTLPGIPASPQMRARAAAGAVPPAIRQRVVAGRLTAAWIYGCAGEPDRLALLVDAKRRVSSLRNTRGCTLHEVKLGPFDVVSLGGLMVSSPLRTALDIALHVEAERAVPALAGLLARPQHDVRLRLLVRAIEATPRVPHKRAALEKLALLAPALVPGGAVDVEHAVDPPDGTEHVAEVLGVPHLESEL